The Drosophila innubila isolate TH190305 chromosome 3R unlocalized genomic scaffold, UK_Dinn_1.0 2_E_3R, whole genome shotgun sequence genome has a segment encoding these proteins:
- the LOC117790172 gene encoding golgin subfamily B member 1, whose product MSETKALLNALLCDIYGKQEVQARRLRRCRYHHKDTEKRQSKEQRGLRRSSRQKSLYRMASSLSGNQSALESLNVRQLIDICAMLKVEILMMGYMLERVLIVRDRQRRHQEVLCEFVTAVLIVETHDAQPKMRFSLSPPPPKVSLTSPTSTTSTTTSNQHHSINININTNNNNSSSSSSSYSKDLGRSRNNNNMLSSSAVATADAADDAASDYNQWLHAMKLVARLPGGTPPEFRRKLWLSLADKYLKSKNVDWTHQREKCFCEEWREDDEELGIQIVKDLHRTGSNLCTGPAGSINQAKLKRILLGYARYNPEVGYCQGFNMLGALILQVMDKEEEESMKVMIYLVEGVLPKGYFYGSMGGLQADMSVFRELMQTKLPRLAKHLQRLQGPVENAYEPPLTNVFTMQWFLTMFCTCLPMSCVLRVWDLVLIEGSDVLLRTALVLWSLLEERVLNARSADEFYGKMGSFSNELLNGHLIDSNGLIEKVVQLGPIADIKQLRDKHLYHIAPLGSKQGLQLYFDEEDTQSDDESRMAVATMWGLNWGRRGSVGVGTSGTGKGPTEQKDRLALDISLLKKQYDRLRERQKQAHVILTTACSTATAAKQTSSSNAQTSVVVNQLLLGRPAIITNKGKRIGAPLGAIPPARKPSLPAVLHGKSAVAAERQLRRGETLHWRDTDATRHRRDSLTWKEIKADRAALLREGAEGSAVKTQKLRSRLGKSDSSSYSEDSDGDQQAADKNGSSSDTSLCDDDDPKSLEQSPKRKAKLARKLKEKPKLAASRDTSLERRRPKSWAPSSNEIPFMLMGTDSGDEKEPTPKVEEEDSATECDRFGYARDIDWSQAAGDLAYTKMLPLHIEAVEAMAITSTSQLSPLPDIGNYLSTTSISPLPTPKPIYVMSEPVSINPPESADTKTEAPADEATSKRMYPPESADSKTEVPVDEATSKRMFDVSDDGVTNLFFERVNSVDRPKRLELSYSLNVDDSEVTSANEEPRALVEGQSAGHLAKDLPSEPTPKRSQIRDDNIPGENKDDYKELLSMTIEPNIPQSQLPMTLSNASRKRRDPRRKTLTRSSTIELEERFLALERRLSQEQPNRQSDTSEGVKHIPSTAALEERFKSLEQQISAEKQQTDIECFEKPERIPSTADLEIRFNALTKQLSSSESNPKAPVELGEQEQPNGSNSKEPNDSEKTSKLHKTDKLQSDTKQPANKIENADNKDTKNPTETEQPRLKKLPSTAELEDRFNALERKMSTQTNSPAKSKKEPPDEEQEAKIPDANHCEREEIAAKAKAEESKKTETSSHNEKQVEPVKETASTPTNKRNAPEKEKPVQSKTISTTEVKEEVEVIKRKTPPSTEELEKRFNALEKQRSTTHIESNEATIEASSSKSEEKKKPQVQESTNDTKETENKPQKPMKAFDDKVKAISATLTVEENVSELRKEAVEEKCQTARETLTANEPPKAIEEASTAKSELDSEKSQPKELTKRRASEPPSMEDLDKRYERLKRRLSSKNHLSSQNETVNEALERIEQEIITELGDVTDEEQKPIKKEPPTTEDLESRYEALHSTDKKVKSEVTRQAKVKTPPQHVDVAIEAHIPEAPPPPPVEHRIKIAAGGQQQRALIEELQSKMQGQSPGEENLKPSQINPQRRRMQQEHQHLQQRPTPMGDETSEAPANTAYYRSGNYEPWNGQRMVRRFSDLPSRADLENRLQFLEKKLYKKFYKQRCASDSEVASRTSRTNDEKPSTSRQAEAQLEQRVLALEKQLSENSLKLLEAMREKAKAQPPTDDILSPRRLSMDTETGKELVRYTQNIGELEESDKPINISINIKMLLNKEIEHKKPIETSTEDLRRRLEQLEQQLIEERARNGTINPECELPVLESQALPDLQLEENEANKKQEKDSHNQSVKSDEADKLEEIPMPAVESAEPETVKETKTMQNEEKAQIRNKEVGIEKTNEDDEETNAEEDKKETKVEEKTTPLTAEEKTAKSPAQEVAPQPEVEKPDAVEEKPAEELTANKVIDGTKIESVDPNNKTVVLLMDNEPRALKVRRLTRANTEELEDLFQALEKQLNDRNLVKSKDGKLVRVDSKPTTEQVEQAQAISDLTKQIEDFTSCKPEQEAAVDTEQPKAEEQPNYDWGPSPEKHHLKRKTVYLPSTKELEARFRSLERQIKLLEDVEKIDVEQRLTEIERKIKLQYSLSHEKDLNKYLELCEGKGLDDDEEVVEDAAPVVERSRSPSRKETAKSPYTSPARKAATKSPYVSPSRKGKSPYVSPTRQSQKTPHTSPARSENKKKSPYTSPARRQAHRDDLPISDDLEYKYRVLDLVRSKSKDNLSKRKTDPNKKPPIHPLEMLLDPSPDDSEIPTTGELEHRIRLLDEKLRSPGRPKSRSRSPTIDDIKRKKMLDEQRPKTPVHNLERLVYSPSKPEPPTAEELDQRIRALEEEKCFDFKTQKDYKEFNQKLKNVVSPSQSYEEFKTSKSREQSPRRPAATTPKSAMRRDENDDYRDYRREETTHYRPTSPKVIRFRDEDDDYQEDTWRSKSRQGQTSDRMKTLADQPSTSASRSSEGLDELGIRLMRETSPITRTGTHTGVPLRTGDNINERLSSIKNSIKSIDSLCEEKPYQKEKCQRYIDSLFSDSLHFASKKSSAEDLTHSRSESRGRGVQPSIRISSEHRSVGSVESLRTGSPLRAASPPHYRSHRDISRELSPRRRREAEEQEERENSRLLNINYANTSSKIENNKQVKQNAKAKGFKNDYYTKQRNKKLIKTIRKIL is encoded by the exons ATGAG CGAGACGAAAGCACTGCTAAATGCACTGCTATGCGACATTTACGGCAAGCAGGAGGTGCAGGCGAGACGTCTGCGACGCTGCCGTTATCATCACAAGGATACAGAGAAAAGACAGAGCAAGGAGCAACGTGGCCTTAGAAGATCGTCCAGGCAGAAGTCACTGTATAGAATGGCCAGTAGTTTATCGGGCAATCAAAGTGCACTGGAATCGCTGAATGTGCGTCAATTGATCGATATCTGTGCGATGCTCAAAGTGGAGATATTAATGATGGGCTATATGCTGGAACGGGTGCTCATTGTGAGAGATCGACAGCGACGACATCAGGAGGTGCTCTGCGAATTTGTGACGGCCGTGCTCATTGTGGAGACTC ACGATGCACAGCCTAAAATGCGCTTTAGTCTCTCACCACCGCCACCGAAAGTCAGCCTAACCTCACCCACTAGCACCACtagcaccaccaccagcaaTCAACACcacagcatcaacatcaacatcaacaccaacaacaacaacagtagcagcagcagcagcagctacagcaaAGACCTTGGCCGCagtcgcaacaacaacaacatgctgAGCTCCTCTGCAGTTGCCACCGCTGATGCCGCAGATGATGCTGCCTCGGATTATAATCAATGGCTTCATGCCATGAAATTGGTAGCACGTTTGCCCGGCGGTACGCCTCCCGAGTTCCGGCGCAAG CTCTGGCTATCGCTGGCCGACAAGTATCTGAAGTCAAAGAACGTGGACTGGACACACCAACGGGAGAAGTGCTTCTGCGAGGAATGGCGAGAGGATGACGAGGAGCTGGGCATTCAGATCGTTAAA GATTTGCATCGTACGGGTTCGAATTTGTGCACCGGCCCCGCCGGTTCCATCAATCAGGCGAAACTTAAGCGCATCCTTCTCGGCTATGCACGATACAATCCCGAGGTGGGCTACTGTCAG GGCTTCAACATGTTGGGCGCCCTAATACTGCAGGTAATGGACAAGGAAGAGGAGGAGTCAATGAAGGTCATGATCTATTTGGTTGAGGGCGTGCTACCCAAAGGCTATTTCTATGGCTCCATGGGCGGTCTACAGGCTGACATGAGTGTATTTCGTGAGCTGATGCAAACGAAGCTGCCCCGTTTGGCAAAGCATCTGCAACGCTTGCAGGGACCTGTGGAGAATGCCTATGAGCCGCCACTCACAAATGTATTCACCATGCAATGGTTCCTCACCATGTTCTGCACCTGTCTGCCCATGTCCTGTGTGCTTCGCGTTTGGGACCTCGTACTCATCGAAGGCAGCGATGTCCTACTACGTACAGCTCTTGTACTCTGGAGTCTTCTCGAAGA ACGCGTTTTAAATGCTCGCTCTGCAGATGAATTCTATGGCAAAATGGGTTCGTTTTCGAATGAGCTGCTGAACGGCCATCTTATTGATTCCAATGGCCTTATCGAGAAGGTGGTGCAGCTGGGCCCAATAGCCGATATCAAGCAGCTGAGGGACAAGCATCTGTACCACATTGCACCACTGGGCTCTAAGCAGGGATTGCA ATTGTACTTTGATGAGGAGGACACTCAATCTGACGACGAGTCCCGCATGGCTGTGGCCACAATGTGGGGTCTCAACTGGGGCAGACGCGGCTCTGTGGGAGTTGGGACTTCCGGGACGGGTAAGGGGCCTACGGAGCAAAAGGATCGCCTGGCATTGGACATTTCGCTGCTGAAGAAACAATACGATCGCTTGCGGGAACGTCAAAAACAGGCTCACGTTATACTGACCACCGCTTGCTCCACAGCCACCGCAGCTAAGCAAACCTCTTCCAGCAATGCCCAGACATCGGTGGTGGTCAATCAATTGCTTCTAGGCCGTCCAGCCATAATAACGAACAAGGGTAAGCGCATCGGTGCACCTCTGGGTGCCATTCCGCCGGCTCGAAAGCCTTCGTTACCGGCTGTGTTGCATGGCAAGTCTGCCGTGGCAGCGGAGCGGCAGCTAAGACGCGGTGAGACCTTGCACTGGCGGGACACGGATGCCACTCGTCATCGGCGTGACAGCTTAACGTGGAAGGAGATTAAGGCCGATCGTGCTGCGTTGCTTCGTGAGGGAGCCGAGGGCAGTGCCGTCAAGACGCAGAAGCTACGCTCGCGTTTGGGCAAGAGTGATAGCTCCTCCTACAGCGAGGACAGCGATGGTGATCAACAGGCGGCCGACAAAAATGGTTCCAGCTCAGACACCAGTCTGTGCGACGACGATGATCCAAAGTCCTTGGAACAAAGTCCCAAAAGGAAGGCTAAGCTGGCGCGCAAACTAAAAGAGAAGCCCAAGCTGGCGGCATCACGGGACACAAGTCTTGAGCGGCGGCGACCAAAGTCCTGGGCACCGAGTTCCAATGAAATTCCGTTCATGTTGATGGGAACAGACAGCGGTGATGAGAAGGAGCCGACGCCCAAGGTTGAGGAGGAGGACAGTGCCACGGAATGCGATCGGTTTGGTTATGCACGGGACATAGACTGGTCTCAGGCAGCTGGTGATCTAGCATACACTAAAATGCTCCCGCTGCACATAGAGGCCGTAGAAGCCATGGCCATTACTAGCACCAGCCAACTATCACCTTTGCCAGATATTGGCAACTATCTAAGCACAACCAGCATCAGTCCACTGCCTACGCCCAAGCCAATCTATGTCATGTCCGAACCCGTCTCAATCAATCCTCCAGAAAGTGCTGATACTAAGACGGAAGCTCCTGCGGATGAAGCCACATCCAAGCGAATGTATCCGCCAGAAAGTGCTGATAGTAAGACAGAAGTTCCTGTGGATGAAGCCACATCCAAGCGAATGTTTGATGTCAGTGATGATGGTGTAACGAATCTCTTTTTTGAGCGTGTCAATAGCGTGGACCGTCCCAAGAGACTAGAGCTCTCTTACTCCTTAAACGTAGATGATTCAGAGGTGACTTCGGCCAATGAGGAGCCGCGAGCATTGGTGGAGGGGCAAAGTGCTGGACATTTAGCAAAAGATCTGCCTTCCGAGCCTACGCCTAAGCGATCTCAAATTCGAGATGATAACATTCCCGGCGAAAACAAGGATGACTACAAAGAGCTGCTGAGCATGACGATAGAGCCGAACATACCACAATCTCAACTACCTATGACCCTGAGTAATGCCAGCCGTAAACGTAGAGATCCCAGACGCAAAACTCTGACAAGATCATCGACCATAGAGCTGGAAGAACGATTTCTGGCTCTGGAGCGAAGACTCAGTCAGGAGCAACCCAATCGACAAAGTGATACAAGCGAAGGCGTCAAACATATACCTTCAACTGCGGCATTGGAGGAACGCTTCAAGTCGCTGGAGCAGCAGATTAGTGCGGAAAAACAGCAGACTGATATCGAGTGCTTTGAGAAACCGGAACGTATACCCTCTACAGCTGATCTTGAAATACGTTTTAATGCCTTAACCAAACAGCTGAGTTCTAGTGAATCCAATCCCAAGGCTCCCGTCGAACTAGGCGAACAGGAGCAGCCCAATGGTAGCAACTCAAAGGAGCCAAATGATAGTGAGAAAACTAGTAAGCTACATAAAACTGATAAGCTACAATCGGATACGAAACAACCTGCcaataaaatcgaaaatgCTGATAATAAAGATACAAAGAATCCAACAGAAACGGAACAACCACGCCTTAAGAAACTGCCTTCCACAGCCGAGCTGGAAGATCGATTCAATGCCTTGGAACGCAAGATgagcacacaaacaaacagtcCAGCCAAGTCCAAAAAAGAACCTCCCGACGAAGAGCAGGAAGCGAAAATCCCTGATGCGAATCACTGCGAAAGGGAGGAAATTGCAGCGAAGGCCAAAGCTGAGGAAAGTAAGAAAACGGAGACAAGTTCACATAATGAAAAACAAGTTGAACCAGTAAAGGAAACAGCTTCAACGCctacaaataaaagaaatgcgcccgaaaaagaaaaacctgTGCAGAGTAAAACCATTTCAACTACCGAAGTAAAAGAGGAAGTTGAGGTTATCAAACGTAAGACGCCACCTTCCACAGAGGAGTTGGAGAAGCGTTTCAATGCATTGGAAAAGCAGCGAAGTACAACTCACATTGAGTCAAATGAGGCAACAATAGAAGCAAGCTCTTCGAAATCtgaagaaaagaagaaaccACAAGTACAAGAAAGCACAAATGACACTAAAGAAACGGAAAACAAACCCCAAAAACCGATGAAAGCGTTTGATGATAAAGTAAAAGCTATAAGTGCAACCTTAACCGTTGAGGAAAATGTGAGCGAGTTAAGAAAGGAAGCAGTTGAGGAGAAATGTCAGACAGCCAGAGAAACCTTAACAGCCAATGAACCGCCCAAAGCAATCGAAGAAGCTAGTACTGCCAAGTCGGAGCTAGACTCAGAGAAATCACAGCCAAAAGAATTGACCAAAAGACGAGCTTCTGAGCCACCCTCAATGGAGGATCTGGATAAACGGTATGAAAGACTTAAACGTCGCTTGAGtagcaaaaatcatttatcaTCTCAAAATGAAACTGTAAACGAAGCCTTGGAACGCATCGAGCAAGAAATAATTACCGAGTTGGGGGATGTTACTGACGAAGAGCAGAAACCAATCAAAAAAGAACCTCCCACAACAGAGGATTTAGAAAGTCGATACGAGGCGCTGCATAGTACGGATAAAAAGGTGAAAAGTGAGGTTACTAGACAAGCAAAGGTCAAGACACCTCCGCAGCATGTTGATGTGGCTATCGAGGCGCATATACCAGAagcaccaccgccaccacctgTGGAACACAGGATTAAAATAGCTGCAGGTGGACAACAGCAGCGTGCACTAATTGAGGAGTTGCAAAGTAAAATGCAGGGTCAATCACCGGGTGAGGAGAATCTTAAGCCCAGCCAGATAAATCCACAAAGGAGACGCATGCAACAAGAGCATCAGCATCTGCAACAGCGACCCACGCCCATGGGCGATGAGACATCGGAAGCACCTGCAAACACCGCTTACTACAGATCGGGAAATTACGAACCGTGGAATGGACAGAGAATGGTTCGTCGTTTCTCCGATTTGCCATCGAGAGCCGATTTGGAAAATCGTTTACAATTCCTAGAAAAGAAATTGTACAAGAAATTCTACAAGCAGCGCTGTGCAAGTGATTCCGAAGTTGCATCGAGAACAAGCCGAACAAATGATGAAAAGCCAAGCACATCGCGCCAAGCGGAGGCACAGCTGGAACAACGAGTCCTAGCCTTGGAAAAGCAGCTAAGTGAAAATAGTCTCAAGCTTCTGGAAGCAATGCGTGAAAAGGCGAAAGCTCAACCACCTACCGATGATATCTTGTCACCACGACGTCTAAGCATGGACACCGAAACAGGCAAGGAGCTGGTGCGATATACCCAGAACATTGGTGAACTGGAGGAGTCGGACAAGCCCATTAACATAAGCATCAATATCAAAATGCTGCTCAACAAGGAGATAGAGCACAAGAAACCTATTGAGACATCAACCGAAGATTTAAGGCGTCGTTTGGAGCAACTGGAGCAGCAATTAATTGAAGAGCGTGCCAGAAATGGAACAATCAATCCGGAATGCGAGTTACCAGTTCTGGAGAGTCAGGCATTACCCGATCTTCAGTTAGAGGAAAATGaggcaaataaaaagcaagaaaaagaTAGCCACAATCAGAGTGTCAAGTCTGACGAGGCCGACAAGTTGGAGGAGATTCCAATGCCAGCCGTGGAAAGCGCTGAGCCGGAGACGGTGAAGGAAACAAAAACCATGCAAAACGAGGAGAAAGCACAAATCCGAAACAAGGAGGTTGGCATTGAGAAAACTAACGAAGATGATGAGGAAACTAATGCTGAGGAAGATAAGAAAGAAACCAAAGTTGAAGAAAAAACAACTCCCTTAACTGCCGAAGAAAAAACCGCAAAATCTCCAGCTCAAGAAGTTGCTCCACAGCCAGAAGTTGAGAAACCAGATGCAGTCGAAGAAAAGCCAGCTGAAGAATTAACTGCCAACAAAGTCATTGACGGCACTAAGATAGAGTCCGTTGATCCGAATAACAAAACCGTAGTTCTTCTAATGGATAATGAGCCCAGAGCATTAAAGGTTCGTCGTTTAACCAGAGCCAATACTGAGGAACTTGAGGATCTTTTTCAAGCACTGGAGAAACAGCTCAACGATCGAAATCTTGTCAAATCCAAGGATGGTAAATTGGTTCGGGTGGACAGTAAACCAACAACAGAGCAAGTGGAACAAGCACAAGCCATATCTGATCTCACCAAGCAAATCGAAGACTTTACCAGCTGCAAACCCGAACAAGAAGCAGCTGTGGACACAGAGCAACCGAAAGCTGAGGAGCAACCGAATTATGATTGGGGTCCGAGTCCAGAGAAGCATCACTTAAAACGCAAGACGGTCTATCTACCATCCACCAAAGAGTTGGAGGCACGTTTTCGATCGCTAGAGCGTCAGATAAAACTACTCGAGGATGTGGAGAAGATCGATGTGGAGCAGCGATTAACTGAAATCGAACGTAAGATCAAGTTGCAATACTCACTCTCCCATGAGAAGGATCTGAACAAGTACTTAGAGCTATGCGAAGGAAAGGGCttagatgatgatgaagaggTGGTTGAAGACGCAGCTCCAGTTGTCGAACGTTCACGTAGTCCATCACGCAAGGAGACCGCCAAGTCACCCTATACTTCCCCGGCTCGGAAAGCCGCTACCAAGTCACCCTACGTATCGCCTTCCCGTAAAGGAAAGTCTCCTTATGTGTCCCCAACGCGTCAGAGCCAGAAGACGCCACATACATCCCCAGCTCGCTCtgaaaataagaagaagagtCCCTACACGTCTCCTGCTCGTCGTCAGGCGCATCGAGATGATCTGCCCATCTCAGATGATCTGGAGTACAAGTATCGCGTACTGGACTTGGTGCGCTCCAAGTCAAAGGATAATCTGTCCAAGCGCAAAACTGATCCTAACAAAAAGCCGCCCATTCATCCGCTTGAAATGTTACTCGATCCGAGTCCTGATGACAGTGAAATCCCCACAACTGGTGAGCTAGAGCACCGCATACGTCTTCTGGATGAGAAATTGAGGTCTCCGGGGCGTCCCAAGTCACGTTCTCGCTCTCCCACCATCGATGACATCAAGCGCAAGAAAATGCTGGATGAGCAGAGACCCAAGACTCCGGTGCACAACCTGGAACGCTTGGTCTACTCACCCAGCAAACCGGAGCCACCCACTGCCGAAGAATTGGATCAACGCATACGTGCGCTGGAAGAGGAGAAATGCTTTGATTTCAAGACCCAAAAAGACTACAAGGAATTCAATCAAAAGCTCAAAAATGTGGTTTCCCCCTCGCAATCCTATGAAGAGTTCAAGACCAGCAAATCGCGTGAACAAAGTCCTAGACGTCCAGCCGCCACAACGCCCAAGTCAGCAATGCGACGAGATGAGAATGATGATTATCGTGACTACCGCAGAGAGGAGACAACTCATTATCGGCCCACCAGCCCGAAGGTCATACGGTTTCGCGATGAGGACGATGACTACCAAGAGGACACGTGGCGATCCAAATCACGGCAGGGTCAAACCAGCGACCGAATG AAGACTCTTGCAGATCAGCCATCAACTTCAGCTAGTCGCAGCTCCGAGGGCCTCGATGAACTAGGCATTCGCCTAATGCGG GAAACATCGCCCATCACACGGACAGGAACACATACGGGAGTACCGTTGCGAACTGGGGACAACATCAATGAGCGTCTGAGCTCCATCAAGAACAGCATTAAGTCCATAGACAGTTTGTGCGAGGAGAAACCCTATCAAAAGGAGAAATGTCAGCGGTATATTGACTCTCTATTCTCCGACTCCCTGCACTTTGCCAGCAAGAAGAGCTCTGCCGAGGACTTGACGCACAGTCGCAGCGAGAGTCGCGGAAGGGGGGTGCAGCCTTCCATACGCATCAGTTCGGAGCATCGATCGGTGGGATCCGTGGAGTCCTTGCGTACGGGAAGTCCATTGCGTGCGGCGAGTCCTCCACACTATCGATCGCACAGGGATATAAGCCGGGAGCTGTCGCCGCGCCGTCGAAGGGAGGCGGAGGAGCAAGAGGAGCGGGAGAATAGTAGG TTGTTGAATATCAATTATGCAAACACAAgttcaaaaatagaaaacaataaGCAAGtgaaacaaaatgcaaaggcaaaaggcttcaaaaatgattattacaccaagcaaagaaacaaaaagttaATCAAAACGATTAGAAAGATTTTATGA
- the LOC117790373 gene encoding UPF0691 protein C9orf116 homolog, which yields MKMCEHFCDDLETFNPEIEFLKFIKRKPVVQTAKLYENLHKREDIKCPYNFKGYGVEKDTNTMYRTCNSEYGYYAPNSYTIPTRFFPLSQRFSNDVVRFGMYRNFSLNTHMDSTFY from the exons atgaaaatgtgCGAACATTTCTGTGATGATTTGGAGACTTTTAATCCCGAGATTGAGTTCTTAAAGTTCATCAAACGTAAGCCTGTTGTGCAGACTGCGAAACTCTATGAGAATCTGCACAAACGTGAGGACATCAAGTGTCCCT ACAACTTCAAGGGCTACGGCGTTGAGAAGGACACCAATACCATGTATCGCACTTGCAACTCGGAATATGGTTACTATGCACCCAATTCCTACACCATTCCGACGCGCTTCTTTCCACTCTCTCAAAGATTCTCCAATGATGTGGTGCGCTTCGGCATGTATCGCAATTTCTCGCTAAATACCCATATGGATAGTACGTTCTACTAA
- the LOC117790372 gene encoding multiple coagulation factor deficiency protein 2 homolog — protein MFKKMYNLSNVLNFIICMVSFSQSFDGTLAVKRGPHHPRGETRRVDQHLTHEEHRIDDDLKEMGIQANLDDMSEEEKIFYMFKAHDNDNNNALDGLEMIQSAMHHNYDYFKNSDRNEYLQSASEELDHFIEAIDKFLLIADENNDGLLHYPEFVKAVTRGNEQLDVERNMLR, from the exons atgtttaaaaaaatgtacaatttgTCAAATGTGCTTAACTTCATCATTTGCATGGTGAGTTTCAGCCAATCCTTTGATGGCACATTGGCCGTGAAACGAGGACCTCATCATCCACGCGGCGAAACTCGGCGAGTGGACCAACATCTGACACATGAGGAACA CCGAATTGATGATGATCTCAAGGAAATGGGCATACAAGCCAACTTGGATGATATGAGCGAGGAGGAAAAGATATTCTATATGTTTAAG gctcacgacaacgacaacaacaatgcactCGATGGTCTGGAGATGATACAATCGGCAATGCATCacaattatgattatttcaaGAACAGCGATCGTAATGAATACTTGCAGAGTGCAAGTGAAGAACTGGATCACTTTATAG AGGCCATTGATAAGTTTCTACTGATTGCCGATGAAAACAACGATGGATTGTTGCATTATCCAGAGTTTGTCAAGGCTGTAACTCGAGGCAACGAACAATTGGATGTGGAGAGAAATATGCTGCGTTAG
- the LOC117789484 gene encoding uncharacterized protein LOC117789484, translated as MNIKWNCATTTIWLLLLPWLTMLNSSEAASVQPLESTSTVNTLNDSQPASLLRPLSWLRGAQDMFASPAGHVVVQVAKELLHRSAGNSQVLSLNLTNLLIIVLLKVLIFSAGLLGAGHWSSYGHGYARSAARLDATYGLGITSGDDYLIMGFLAAQGAGQDDCLYAAACACPNAAYEYAKAGRALLGAINIFEGSPVEKPRYNDLILLMERAAYDGFRGTNCNTTQSCDALL; from the exons ATGAACATCAAGTGGaattgtgcaacaacaacaatttggctCTTACTGCTACCATGGCTAACAATGCTGAACAGCTCGGAAGCAGCAAGTGTACAGCCGTTGGAGAGTACAAGTACAGTAAACACGCTGAATGACAGCCAGCCAGCGAGCTTGTTGCGTCCACTGTCTTGGCTGAGAGGTGCACAGGATATGTTCGCCAGTCCAGCGGGTCATGTGGTGGTACAGGTGGCCAAGGAACTGCTTCATCGCTCAGCGGGCAACAGTCAA GTGCTCAGCTTGAATCTGACCAATTTGCTGATCATTGTGCTGCTCAAGGTGCTGATCTTTTCGGCTGGACTCTTAGGCGCCGGACACTGGAGTAGCTATGGCCATGGCTATGCACGATCTGCAGCACGCCTCGATGCCACATATGGACTGGGCATTACGTCGGGTGATGACTATCTGATAATGGGCTTTCTGGCTGCCCAGGGAGCCGGCCAAGATGATTGCCTCTATGCGGCAGCCTGTGCCTGTCCCAATGCTGCCTATGAGTATGCCAAAGCTGGACGTGCTCTGCTGGGCGCCATTAATATATTCGAGGG ATCACCTGTGGAGAAGCCACGTTATAATGATCTGATCTTGCTGATGGAACGTGCCGCTTACGATGGATTTCGGGGAACGAACTGCAACACCACCCAATCCTGTGATGCCCTCTTATAG